In Cicer arietinum cultivar CDC Frontier isolate Library 1 chromosome 7, Cicar.CDCFrontier_v2.0, whole genome shotgun sequence, a single window of DNA contains:
- the LOC101498461 gene encoding F-box protein CPR1-like translates to MAVVKTSHIPNDLALSILSKLSIKSLNRFTCVQKSWSLLFQNPDFMNMFRTNFISNHDEDEDNMTCLLLKERTRTIAFGNHNTMYTLSSDKFEDMVRLDWPSPFQENDSHIEILGSASVNGILCLHQEGTDNDSTTIFWNPATGEFKIIPHSLQPYDDIEFNHRPEAFGYDRVRDDYKLIRYAQYPEDFEGNWVYVPEKNSTFWEFCDIYGDESLWEGRVVEMYDPFWEIYSLKSNSWKKLDVVDMPVPWPGRSLVNLNELSHWLGFERNMLTFDFSNEKFYATNLPLESDTIYNYWIEFDLMVLNGSAAFICSYDETKYFHIWILGELGVQESWTKLFIVGPLTYIRRPIGSGKRSYLFFTTKDNDLVQFDLSTQRFEEIEIYVPQVITYKEILLPIEGMNN, encoded by the coding sequence ATGGCTGTTGTAAAAACCTCCCACATACCCAACGACCTTGCTCTCTCTATATTGTCCAAATTGTCTATTAAATCCCTCAATCGATTCACATGTGTTCAAAAATCATGGTCTCTTTTATTCCAAAACCCTGATTTCATGAACATGTTCCGCACCAATTTCATATCCAACCATGATGAGGACGAAGACAACATGACGTGTCTCCTCCTAAAGGAAAGGACACGGACGATTGCCTTTGGCAATCACAACACGATGTACACGCTTTCTAGTGATAAGTTTGAGGATATGGTAAGATTAGACTGGCCATCTCCTTTTCAAGAGAATGATTCACATATTGAAATTTTGGGTTCTGCTAGTGTTAATGGCATTCTTTGTCTCCACCAAGAAGGTACTGACAATGACTCAACAACTATATTCTGGAACCCTGCTACCGGGGAGTTTAAGATCATTCCTCATAGCCTTCAACCATATGATGACATTGAGTTTAATCATCGTCCTGAGGCATTTGGTTATGATCGTGTTAGAGATGACTATAAGCTGATTCGGTATGCCCAATATCCTGAAGACTTTGAAGGTAATTGGGTTTATGTGCCTGAGAAGAATAGCACTTTTTGGGAATTTTGTGATATATATGGTGATGAAAGTTTATGGGAGGGACGAGTAGTAGAGATGTATGACCCTTTCTGGGAGATATATAGTCTCAAAAGTAACTCTTGGAAGAAGCTCGATGTGGTCGATATGCCTGTTCCTTGGCCAGGTAGGTCTCTCGTGAACTTGAATGAATTGAGTCATTGGCTGGGGTTTGAAAGGAATATGTTAACTTTTGACTTTAGCAATGAGAAATTCTATGCAACAAATTTACCCTTAGAATCAGATACGATATATAACTATTGGATCGAATTTGATCTTATGGTGTTGAATGGGTCTGCTGCTTTCATATGTAGCTATGACGAAactaaatattttcatatatggATTTTGGGTGAACTTGGTGTTCAGGAATCTTGGACTAAACTCTTCATTGTCGGACCCTTAACTTATATTAGGCGTCCTATTGGATCAGGGAAGAGGAGTTATTTATTCTTCACTACAAAAGACAATGATCTAGTCCAGTTTGATTTAAGTACCCAAAGATTTGAGGAAATAGAGATTTATGTGCCACAGGTCATAACCTACAAGGAAATTCTTCTTCCAATTGAAGGAATGAATAATTAA